One window of Paenibacillus albicereus genomic DNA carries:
- the araA gene encoding L-arabinose isomerase: MIPVPAYRFWFLTGSQHLYGPETLEEVAANAAAIVRHLNEEGGLPYEVSLHSVVKTPDEIRQALVEASSDKLCAGVITWMHTFSPSKMWIGGLSALTKPLLHLATQFHRDIPWDEIDMDFMNANQSAHGDREHGFITARMNVPRKVVFGHWQDAEVLSQLGGWQRTAAAFAESRSLKVARFGDNMRQVAVTEGDKVEAEIKFGWSVNTYGVGDLAQRVEAVAAEQVEERMALYAERYEIVAPGPEQREAIAYQARLELAIRSFLEEGGFTAFTTTFEDLHGLRQLPGLAVQRLMEDGYGFAGEGDWKTAALVRLMKVMAGNAGTSFMEDYTYHLEPGHELVLGAHMLEICPTIAAGKPRLEVHPLGIGGKEDPARMVFDGRAGEALNVTIVDLGGRFRLVVNEVEAVAAGRPLPKLPVARVLWKVLPTLKDGVEGWIAAGGAHHTGFSYVVKTEQLLDFAEMAGIEAVVIGRGTDPGRLRQELRWSDLAWRLGR; the protein is encoded by the coding sequence ATGATTCCTGTACCTGCCTATCGCTTCTGGTTCCTGACCGGCAGCCAGCATCTATACGGTCCGGAGACGCTCGAGGAGGTCGCGGCCAACGCCGCCGCGATCGTCCGCCATCTGAACGAGGAGGGCGGACTGCCTTATGAGGTGTCGCTGCATTCCGTCGTCAAGACGCCGGACGAGATCCGGCAGGCGCTCGTCGAGGCGAGCTCGGATAAGCTCTGCGCCGGCGTCATCACTTGGATGCATACGTTTTCCCCGAGCAAGATGTGGATCGGCGGACTGAGCGCGCTGACCAAGCCGCTGCTGCATCTGGCCACTCAGTTCCACCGCGACATCCCGTGGGACGAGATCGACATGGACTTCATGAACGCCAACCAGTCGGCGCACGGCGACCGCGAGCACGGCTTCATCACCGCTCGCATGAACGTGCCGCGCAAGGTCGTGTTCGGCCACTGGCAGGACGCGGAGGTGCTGAGCCAGCTCGGCGGCTGGCAGCGCACGGCGGCGGCATTCGCCGAGAGCCGATCGCTCAAGGTCGCCCGCTTCGGCGACAACATGCGCCAGGTCGCGGTCACCGAGGGCGACAAGGTCGAGGCGGAGATCAAGTTCGGCTGGTCGGTCAACACGTACGGCGTCGGCGACCTGGCGCAGCGCGTGGAGGCGGTGGCGGCGGAGCAGGTCGAGGAGCGGATGGCTCTGTATGCGGAGCGCTATGAAATCGTCGCTCCGGGACCGGAGCAGCGCGAGGCGATCGCCTATCAAGCGCGGCTGGAGCTGGCGATCCGCTCCTTTCTCGAGGAAGGCGGCTTCACGGCGTTCACGACGACGTTCGAGGATCTGCACGGCTTGCGCCAGCTGCCGGGCCTCGCGGTGCAGCGGCTCATGGAGGACGGCTACGGCTTCGCGGGCGAAGGCGACTGGAAGACGGCCGCGCTCGTGCGCCTCATGAAAGTGATGGCCGGCAACGCGGGCACCTCGTTCATGGAGGATTACACCTATCATCTGGAACCGGGCCACGAGCTGGTGCTCGGCGCGCATATGCTGGAGATTTGCCCGACAATCGCGGCCGGCAAGCCCCGTCTGGAGGTGCATCCGCTCGGGATCGGGGGCAAGGAGGACCCGGCGCGGATGGTGTTCGACGGCCGCGCCGGCGAAGCGCTCAACGTGACGATCGTCGACCTCGGCGGGCGGTTCCGCCTCGTCGTGAACGAGGTCGAGGCGGTGGCGGCGGGCCGGCCGCTGCCGAAGCTGCCGGTCGCGCGCGTGCTGTGGAAGGTGCTGCCGACGCTCAAGGACGGAGTCGAGGGCTGGATCGCGGCCGGCGGCGCGCATCATACCGGCTTCTCGTACGTCGTGAAGACGGAGCAGCTGCTCGACTTCGCGGAGATGGCGGGCATCGAGGCGGTCGTCATCGGCCGCGGCACCGACCCGGGACGCCTGCGCCAGGAGCTGCGGTGGAGCGACCTCGCCTGGCGGCTGGGCCGCTAG
- a CDS encoding ribulokinase: MGNYAIGVDYGTQSGRAVLVNLADGAEMADHVTPYPHHVIDRRLPGTGRLLEDDWALQHPGDYIAVLERSIPEVLRQTGIDPDEVIGIGIDFTACTMLPVDENGTPLCLLPAFSAEPHSWVKLWKHHAAQDEASRLNEIAAERGERWLARYGGKISSEWMMAKIWQILDEAPHIYEETDRFLEATDWVVAQLTGVTLRNSCTAGYKAIWHKQDGYPGKDFLKALDPRLERLAETKLRGDIVPLGTRAGGLTPDMAERTGLRAGIAVAVGNVDAHAAVPAVGVVTPGKLVMAMGTSICHMLLGTEEREVEGMCGVVEDGIIPGYYGYEAGQSAVGDIFEWYVTEGVPAYVREAADVAGIGVHEWLEAEASKSRPGESGLLALDWWNGNRSVLVDTDLTGLLLGYSLQTRPEEIYRALLEATAYGTRKIVDAFHGSGVPVDVLYACGGLPQKNRLLMQIYADVTGREIFIADSRQTPALGAAMFAAVAAGEEAGGYATIVEAAAAMARVKEESYRPIPDHQAVYERLYGEYSRLHDYFGRGGNDVMKTLKTIRETAKSAAAPASMPSSASASASTCTSASTSII; encoded by the coding sequence ATGGGCAACTACGCCATCGGCGTCGATTACGGCACGCAGTCCGGACGCGCCGTGCTGGTGAATCTGGCGGACGGGGCGGAGATGGCGGATCATGTGACGCCCTATCCGCATCATGTGATCGACCGCAGGCTGCCCGGCACGGGCCGGCTGCTGGAGGACGACTGGGCGCTGCAGCATCCCGGCGACTACATCGCGGTGCTCGAGCGCTCCATTCCGGAGGTGCTGCGGCAGACCGGCATCGATCCGGACGAGGTGATCGGCATCGGCATCGACTTCACCGCCTGCACGATGCTGCCGGTCGACGAGAACGGCACGCCGCTCTGCCTGCTGCCGGCGTTCAGCGCCGAGCCGCACAGCTGGGTCAAGCTGTGGAAGCATCACGCCGCCCAGGACGAGGCGAGCCGGCTGAACGAGATCGCGGCCGAGCGAGGCGAGCGCTGGCTGGCCCGCTACGGCGGCAAGATTTCCTCGGAATGGATGATGGCTAAAATCTGGCAGATTCTCGACGAGGCTCCGCATATCTACGAGGAGACGGATCGGTTCCTGGAGGCGACCGACTGGGTCGTCGCGCAGCTGACGGGCGTGACGCTGCGCAACAGCTGCACGGCGGGCTACAAGGCGATCTGGCACAAGCAGGACGGCTATCCGGGCAAGGATTTTTTGAAAGCGCTTGATCCGCGTCTGGAGCGGCTGGCGGAAACGAAGCTGCGCGGCGACATCGTGCCGCTCGGCACGCGCGCCGGCGGCCTGACGCCGGACATGGCGGAGCGGACCGGCCTGCGGGCGGGCATCGCCGTCGCGGTCGGCAACGTCGACGCCCATGCGGCCGTGCCGGCGGTCGGCGTCGTGACGCCCGGCAAGCTCGTCATGGCGATGGGCACGTCGATCTGCCACATGCTGCTCGGCACGGAGGAGCGCGAGGTGGAGGGCATGTGCGGCGTCGTCGAGGACGGCATCATCCCGGGCTACTACGGCTACGAGGCCGGGCAGTCGGCGGTCGGCGACATTTTCGAGTGGTACGTCACCGAGGGGGTGCCGGCCTACGTGCGCGAGGCGGCGGACGTCGCGGGCATCGGCGTGCACGAGTGGCTGGAGGCGGAGGCGTCCAAGTCCCGTCCGGGAGAGTCGGGGCTGCTGGCGCTCGACTGGTGGAACGGCAACCGCTCCGTGCTCGTCGACACCGACCTGACCGGCCTGCTGCTCGGCTACTCGCTGCAGACGCGCCCCGAGGAGATCTACCGCGCGCTGCTCGAGGCGACGGCCTACGGCACGCGCAAGATCGTCGACGCCTTCCACGGCAGCGGCGTGCCGGTCGACGTGCTGTACGCCTGCGGCGGCCTGCCGCAGAAGAACCGCCTGCTCATGCAGATTTACGCCGATGTGACCGGGCGCGAGATCTTCATCGCCGACTCTCGGCAGACGCCGGCGCTCGGCGCTGCGATGTTCGCCGCGGTCGCGGCCGGCGAGGAGGCAGGCGGCTACGCGACGATCGTCGAAGCCGCCGCCGCGATGGCGCGGGTCAAGGAAGAGAGCTATCGTCCGATTCCGGACCATCAAGCCGTCTACGAGCGTCTGTACGGTGAATACAGCCGGCTGCATGACTACTTCGGACGCGGCGGCAACGACGTGATGAAGACGCTCAAGACGATCCGCGAGACGGCGAAGTCCGCTGCGGCTCCCGCATCCATGCCTTCATCCGCATCCGCATCCGCATCCACATGCACATCCGCATCCACATCCATTATCTGA
- the araD gene encoding L-ribulose-5-phosphate 4-epimerase, translating to MLEQLKQEVLEANLDLPRHGLVTFTWGNASGIDRETGLVVIKPSGIDYNAMKAEDMVVVDRKGAVVEGKWKPSSDTATHLVLYEAFPGIGGIVHTHSPWATSWAQAGRPIPALGTTHADYFYGEIPCTRPMRDAEIAGAYEEETGRVIVETFAGREPDDIPGVLVHAHAPFVWGTAPATAVHHAVVLEEVAKMAYHTFQLRPEAQPMAAGLLDRHYLRKHGAGAYYGQTAT from the coding sequence ATGCTGGAGCAGCTGAAGCAAGAGGTGCTGGAGGCGAACCTCGACCTGCCGCGCCACGGACTGGTGACGTTCACATGGGGCAACGCGAGCGGCATCGACCGGGAAACCGGACTCGTCGTCATCAAGCCAAGCGGAATCGACTACAACGCCATGAAGGCGGAGGACATGGTCGTTGTCGACCGCAAAGGCGCCGTCGTGGAGGGCAAGTGGAAGCCGTCCTCGGATACGGCGACCCATCTGGTGCTGTACGAGGCGTTTCCCGGCATCGGGGGCATCGTCCATACGCATTCGCCGTGGGCGACCTCCTGGGCTCAGGCCGGACGTCCGATTCCGGCGCTCGGTACGACGCATGCGGATTATTTTTACGGGGAGATTCCGTGCACGCGCCCGATGCGGGATGCGGAGATCGCAGGCGCATATGAGGAGGAGACGGGCCGCGTGATCGTGGAGACGTTCGCCGGCCGCGAGCCGGACGACATCCCCGGCGTGCTCGTCCATGCGCATGCGCCGTTCGTCTGGGGAACGGCGCCGGCCACGGCGGTGCATCACGCGGTCGTGCTGGAGGAGGTCGCCAAGATGGCGTACCATACGTTCCAGCTCCGGCCCGAGGCGCAGCCGATGGCCGCAGGCCTGCTCGACCGTCATTACCTGCGCAAGCACGGCGCAGGCGCTTATTACGGACAGACCGCGACTTAG
- a CDS encoding ABC transporter ATP-binding protein, translating to MTRFVEDQGRQTRSETKSRLWTEDVTITYEDRVISRHLSVRIPDGSYTVIVGPNACGKSTLLRALSKLIKPAAGQILLDGKDIAAYKSKEAARKLGLLPQSSIAPDGITVANLVAHGRYPYQSFIRQWTDEDEEAVGDAMRLTDTSGLAHRLVDELSGGQRQRVWVAMAIAQQTPLLLLDEPTTYLDIAHQIDLLELFKDLNEQGRTIVAVLHDLNHAARYASHLIAMKDGAVVAQGDPRQIITESLVEDVFGLRCRIIDDPVSHTPLVVPLGR from the coding sequence ATGACAAGATTCGTGGAAGACCAAGGACGGCAGACCCGCTCCGAGACAAAGTCGAGGCTTTGGACGGAAGACGTCACCATCACTTATGAAGACCGCGTCATATCCCGCCATCTCTCCGTGCGGATTCCGGACGGCTCCTATACGGTCATCGTCGGGCCGAACGCCTGCGGCAAGTCGACGCTGCTTCGGGCTTTGTCCAAGCTCATCAAGCCGGCGGCGGGACAGATCCTGCTGGACGGAAAAGATATCGCGGCGTACAAGTCCAAGGAGGCGGCGCGCAAGCTCGGCTTGCTGCCGCAATCGTCGATCGCGCCGGACGGCATCACCGTGGCGAATCTCGTCGCGCATGGACGCTATCCGTATCAAAGCTTCATCCGGCAATGGACGGATGAGGATGAAGAAGCGGTCGGTGACGCGATGCGGCTGACCGATACGAGCGGGCTCGCCCATCGTCTCGTCGACGAGCTGTCGGGCGGGCAGCGGCAGCGCGTCTGGGTCGCGATGGCCATCGCGCAGCAGACCCCGCTGCTGCTGCTGGACGAGCCGACGACGTATCTGGATATCGCTCACCAGATCGATCTGCTGGAGCTGTTCAAGGACCTCAACGAGCAGGGCCGCACGATCGTCGCCGTCCTGCATGACCTGAACCATGCGGCGCGGTATGCGTCCCATCTCATCGCGATGAAGGATGGCGCGGTCGTCGCGCAAGGCGACCCCCGCCAGATCATTACGGAAAGTCTGGTCGAAGACGTCTTCGGCCTGAGGTGCAGGATCATCGACGATCCCGTGTCGCATACGCCGCTCGTCGTTCCGCTGGGAAGGTAG